One window of Mobula birostris isolate sMobBir1 chromosome 16, sMobBir1.hap1, whole genome shotgun sequence genomic DNA carries:
- the LOC140210866 gene encoding dual specificity tyrosine-phosphorylation-regulated kinase 2-like — protein MNDQFCVGGDQHFQGQGLYEEHEPTRTACATPNSSHSANDKNFLPTIKLESSLQLKSNSSSIKSYDASTRPKGEPMTAMEAKKHYIHKLTPYEEQEIASYSEIYFVGPNSKKRPGIIGAPNNNSYDDEQGSYLYVPHDHIAYRYEVIKVIGKGSFGQVVKAYDHKLHQYIALKMVRNEKRFHRQAAEEIKILEHLRKQDRDNTMNVIHIFESFSFRNHICMTFELLSMNLYELIKKNKFQGFSLPLVRKFAHSILQCLDALHKSHIIHCDLKPENILLKQQGRSGVKVIDFGSSCYDHQKIYTYIQSRFYRAPEVILGARYGMAIDMWSLGCILAELLTGHPLLPGEDEGDQLACMIELLGMPSKMLLESSKRAKMFISSKGYPRYSSIVTLPDGTVHLNGGRSRRGKNRGPPGQRDWTTALKGCDDQSFIDFLKHCLEWDPSLRMTPAQALRHPWLRRRLPKPPTNDKTTFAKRMSASPTALMDAVAKLPPTSANIANKLRSNQNNDPNPNMTQRTVLPKLVS, from the coding sequence ATGAATGATCAGTTTTGTGTGGGAGGTGATCAACACTTCCAAGGTCAAGGATTGTATGAAGAACATGAGCCAACAAGGACAGCATGTGCCACACCAAACAGTAGTCACAGTGCCAATGATAAGAATTTCCTGCCTACCATCAAGCTGGAGAGCTCTCTCCAACTAAAAAGCAACTCGAGTTCCATTAAATCCTATGATGCTTCCACTAGACCTAAAGGGGAACCAATGACTGCAATGGAGGCAAAGAAACACTATATACACAAACTTACACCATACGAAGAACAGGAAATAGCTAGCTATTCAGAAATCTATTTTGTTGGACCAAATTCTAAAAAGAGACCAGGCATTATTGGTGCACCAAATAATAATAGCTATGATGATGAGCAGGGTTCGTACCTTTATGTGCCACATGATCACATAGCCTATCGATATGAAGTCATCAAGGTAATCGGGAAAGGCAGCTTTGGCCAGGTGGTGAAGGCTTACGATCACAAACTCCACCAATACATCGCCTTGAAGATGGTACGGAACGAGAAGAGATTTCACAGGCAAGCGGCTGAAGAGATCAAGATACTCGAACATCTGAGGAAGCAAGACAGAGACAACACCATGAACGTCATCCATATCTTTGAGAGTTTTTCCTTCCGTAATCACATCTGTATGACTTTTGAATTACTCAGCATGAACCTCTATGAGCTCATCAAAAAGAACAAGTTCCAAGGATTCAGTCTGCCCCTGGTTCGTAAATTTGCACACTCCATCCTGCAGTGCCTTGATGCTTTGCATAAGAGCCATATCATCCATTGTGACTTGAAGCCTGAGAACATCCTGCTGAAGCAACAGGGCCGTAGTGGAGTGAAGGTGATTGACTTTGGGTCCAGTTGCTATGACCATCAAAAGATTTACACGTACATTCAGTCACGTTTTTACCGAGCTCCTGAAGTGATTCTGGGAGCCCGGTATGGGATGGCTATTGACATGTGGAGTTTGGGATGCATTCTTGCTGAGCTGTTGACTGGACATCCACTGTTACCAGGGGAAGATGAGGGAGATCAGCTGGCTTGCATGATAGAATTACTAGGAATGCCATCGAAAATGCTGCTAGAAAGTTCCAAAAGGGCCAAAATGTTCATCAGCTCCAAGGGTTACCCTAGATATTCCTCTATTGTAACACTCCCTGATGGGACTGTACATTTGAATGGAGGACGATCACGTAGAGGAAAGAATCGTGGTCCACCTGGTCAACGGGACTGGACCACTGCTCTAAAGGGCTGTGATGATCAATCTTTCATTGACTTCCTGAAACACTGCCTGGAGTGGGATCCTTCCTTACGCATGACACCAGCACAAGCCTTAAGGCACCCTTGGCTACGAAGACGCCTGCCAAAGCCTCCTACAAATGACAAAACAACATTTGCAAAACGCATGTCAGCAAGTCCCACAGCCCTCATGGACGCAGTGGCCAAACTACCTCCTACTTCTGCTAATATTGCCAACAAACTGCGATCCAATCAAAATAATGATCCCAATCCCAATATGACTCAGAGGACTGTTCTTCCAAAGTTGGTCAGTTGA